gaagaggagcaaaccctctcctctcctatatCAACCCCAACTCCGCCTCCCCTTCGCCCCTCTTCCTTTCCCCCCTCCGCCCCGCCCCAGAttcctccgccaccaccgccaccgccatggaCGACCTCGAGCAGGCCATCCTGCTCGCCTCGGAttcccccgccgcggccgccgcctccccggccGTGCGCGCCGAGGCGCTCGCCTACTGCGCGCGCGCCCGCGACGagaccccgccgtcgtcgctcctccACCTCTGCCTCTACggcctcgcctcctccccgcACGCCCACGTCCACTTCTGGTGCCTCCAGACCATCCACgacgcgctcctcctccgccgccgcctcgccctccccgacgacctcgccctcctccgctcctcgctgctctccctcgccgtctcctccaacgccgcctcccctcccttcctccgCAACAAGCTCGCCCAgctcctcgccctcctcgtccgCTTCGAGTACCCCCATGTCTACCCTTCCTACTTCCTCGATCTCatcccgccctcgccgccgctgccgggaCCCACCGACATGTTCGCCCGCGTCCTCGTCTCCCTCGACGATGACCTGCTCTCCCAGGACTACCCGCGCAACGCCGAGGAGGCCTCCGATGCCGGGAGGGTCAAGGACGCCATGCGCGCGCAGTGCGTGCCCCAGATCGCCCGCCACTGGCACGAGGCCGCCGTgtccctccgcgccgccgaccccgccgtcgccgcagtaGCCCTCGATGCGGCGCGGAGGTGCATCTCCTGGATCGATGTCTCCCTGGTCGCGAATGACGTGTTTGTTCCCTTGCTCTTTGACATTGCGCTGTCCCCGGGGAGCGTGGCTCCTCTTGCTGCCGCGGCGGTGGGGTGCCTCTCTGCTGTGGCAGCAAAGAGGATGGACGCGAGGGCAAAGGTGGCGTTGCTGAGGTCGCTCATGTCTGCCCAGAAGGGGTTTGGTAGCCCTGACAGCGGTTTGAAAATGGCACATTTGGTGACGGCATACGCTGTCGAGGCTCTCGAGTGTTATCGCAAGCTTGGCTCTAGTGATGCTGATGGAGCCGCGGCATTGGAAATGCTGGAAGAGGTGCTGCCAGCTGTATTTGCGGCCGCAGAGAGCGGCGATGATGATGAGGTTGATTCGGGCTCGGTGCTTGAGTTTTTATCTGGGTATGTGAGTACGATGAAGGCACCGACAGAGAAGCAACTTGGACACTTGGGACAGATACTGGAGGTGGTGCGGATGCAGATGTCATATGATCCAGTTTATAGGGGTCATCTTGATGTCCTTGACAAGAtagggaaggaggaggaagacctGATGGCAGAGCAGCGGAAGGATTTAATTGCACTATTTCGGAGCATTTGTCGTGTGGCACCAGGTGCCACTCAGCTGTTCATAAGAGGGTTGCTTGTGACGGCCCTTTCATCTGCAGAAGTTAGTGTTGAGGATGTTGAGGTCGCGCTTACTCTGTTTTACCGGCTTGGGGAAATAGTGGGTGAGGAAGAGATCCGGACTGGAGCTGGGTTAATTAGGGAGCTTGTCCCAATGCTCCTTTCAGCGAGATTCTCATGCCACACACACCGCCTAGTTGCATTAGTGTACCTAGACACAATTAGCCGCTATATCAAGTTCATGCAGGAGAATGACCAATATGTGCCACATCTGCTTACTGTGTTCTTGGATGAGCGTGGCATACACCATCAGAATGCCCACGTGAGCTGCCATGCAGGATACTTGCTCATGAGAGCTATCAGGCTGTTGAAGGCTAAGCTAGTGCCTTACTTGGATACCATTTTGCAGGTATTTCCTCTATCTCTTTTAATAGGTTTAAGCCAGTCTAGTTTTCTATTATAGATCTGAGTTATGTGTGTCTATGAGTTAACAGAGCTTGCAAGATGCCCTAGTGCAATTCACTGCTACGGACTGGGCAAACAAAGATATTAAGTTCTCCAGCTCAGAGGATGGCAGCCAAATATTCGAGGTACAATGTTCTCACCTTTGTCTAGCTGTTGTTTTACACTGGGAACACTAATCTTGGATCAATGACGCTTGTTATGATTTTAGGCTGTGGGACTGTTGATCGGCATTGAAGAGGTGTCACCAGATAAGCAGGTTCAGTGCTTGACAGCTTTACTTAATCCTCTCTGTCAACAGGTGATCATCGATCTCTTTCTCCCCCTGTTTATGCTGGCCTTAGGTCCTATGGGTTTAAGAATCTTACATTCATCGGTGAAAATCAATCCAGATCGAGTCACTTGTTATGGATGCCAAAGCACAAGGACTTGAAGAATCATCTCCAAGAGCTATAGGTCTTCAACAGATTATTGTTGCATTGACTATGATCAGCAAGGTATGCTGTTCATCCTCACACATCACGAGGAGTTGGCAATATCACATTCCGTGAACGTAGTATATcattttatttctaaaaaaacgTTCTGATTCGCTCATATGCCAAATCTTTGGTTCTGTATATGGCAAGTGCCTCAAGTATTAATGCTTGATCTTACTGTGTCTGGATGCTGTCCTTTTTTAGGGATTTAATGAACGGCTTGTGATGGGAAGCAGGCCGACACTTGGCGTTATGTTCAAGAAGGTACATTCTGTCATTCTCCATTCCACGTATATATATGCTTTTTAATTATCATATATGTGCATAATTTCCATTTTTcgtatgtgatttttttttcgtatTGTTCTCAGACCCTTGATGTAGTTTTGCAAGTCCTCATCTCATTTCCTAATGTGAAGCCCCTGCGATCTAAGGTAAGTAACTGTTATCAACATCTTTTGCAATTTACTGCTTGGATGATTAACCAATTTGTAACTTATGCAATGCTGAAATACAGATCATATCATTTCTCCACCGTATGGTTGAGATATTAGGCATTTCGGTGCTTCCATGTATTCCAATTGCACTGCGACAGTTGCTCGTTGATAATGAGGTATTTCATGTCCCTGTTTCCTGGTTATTGGTTTTGCAAGCTATTGCGATCTCTAATAGTAACTGTAGCACCTGTGTTCCCTTTTTCGGTAACTGTCCTGTTTTAGCTGTATTTCTCTGAGGAATAATAACGGCAGGACTTTGGAAACTATCGTACTTTGTAATGTTTCTTTTATATACTTATACAACAAAAAGGTGCCTCTGTTGTTAATCATACCATCAAAATTATTTCAGCCATTGGATCATAGTATTAACCATTAAATTAGATCGATGTTCTGTTCTACAAGGACCGCTTTAGGGCCATACAGTGGATTGGCCCAGTTAGACTCCACATCTCACTTTTCCCCCTCTTTGGCCCATCCCTTTGAGCGGACAATGTCCACTTTATGGactctaataataatttagtaGTTCTACAACTATTTTGTTTACAGTTAATATTATTTCTCCATCTTATTGTTTCATCACAGTTCTGCAGCTTATTTTCATTCATTCGTACTGCAGCAATGCAAGGGGTATCATATAGTTCTTAAAATAGCAATATACAAAGGAAAGGATTGTGTAGACTGTCAATCCAAACAACAATGGAAATCAATGAATATATGATTGTCCACAGAAATCCATTAAACATTCTTTTGTGCAATTGTGTTAATTTCTTGTGTCTTAGCCTTAATGTTTTTCTAGTACCTGTTGAACTGCATATTACTATTTGATGCAACATCAAATTAGTACCTTATTATTTCTCTAAAAACAATATTGTCGTACATATAATTCTATTTTGCGGCCCTTGCTGACATCATCTTTTTACAGGCAAAAGATATGTCGGAATTTCTGTACTTAATAAACCAAATAATATGCAAGTTTAAATCTTCAGCAAATGCCTTATTGGAGGATGTGTTTCCTGCCATCGCAAGTCATTTATCTGTGATACTATCACACGATGCCTTTTCAAATGGTTTTGCAAGCAATACTGAGGTAAATTGAATTGGTAAATAAGACCCACTATATTACTGCATTAATTTGTGTGTTAACCAATTAGTTTAATGTTGTTTTCTCTAAgcattttgttttgttgttagtcACTAAATATCATGGCTGTTAAGGCGTCGCTATGGCATCGCTATAGTGCTAGGGCACCCTGAGGGGGTCAAGG
The window above is part of the Oryza sativa Japonica Group chromosome 7, ASM3414082v1 genome. Proteins encoded here:
- the LOC4343885 gene encoding exportin-T produces the protein MDDLEQAILLASDSPAAAAASPAVRAEALAYCARARDETPPSSLLHLCLYGLASSPHAHVHFWCLQTIHDALLLRRRLALPDDLALLRSSLLSLAVSSNAASPPFLRNKLAQLLALLVRFEYPHVYPSYFLDLIPPSPPLPGPTDMFARVLVSLDDDLLSQDYPRNAEEASDAGRVKDAMRAQCVPQIARHWHEAAVSLRAADPAVAAVALDAARRCISWIDVSLVANDVFVPLLFDIALSPGSVAPLAAAAVGCLSAVAAKRMDARAKVALLRSLMSAQKGFGSPDSGLKMAHLVTAYAVEALECYRKLGSSDADGAAALEMLEEVLPAVFAAAESGDDDEVDSGSVLEFLSGYVSTMKAPTEKQLGHLGQILEVVRMQMSYDPVYRGHLDVLDKIGKEEEDLMAEQRKDLIALFRSICRVAPGATQLFIRGLLVTALSSAEVSVEDVEVALTLFYRLGEIVGEEEIRTGAGLIRELVPMLLSARFSCHTHRLVALVYLDTISRYIKFMQENDQYVPHLLTVFLDERGIHHQNAHVSCHAGYLLMRAIRLLKAKLVPYLDTILQSLQDALVQFTATDWANKDIKFSSSEDGSQIFEAVGLLIGIEEVSPDKQVQCLTALLNPLCQQIESLVMDAKAQGLEESSPRAIGLQQIIVALTMISKGFNERLVMGSRPTLGVMFKKTLDVVLQVLISFPNVKPLRSKIISFLHRMVEILGISVLPCIPIALRQLLVDNEAKDMSEFLYLINQIICKFKSSANALLEDVFPAIASHLSVILSHDAFSNGFASNTEEMRELQELEKRFYAFLLHIATHDLSTVLLTPSCRHYLENIMQLLLITSCSHKEISHRKTCVQTFVNLIKDWCSSSEIEDKLPGFRVFMIEKFATGCCLQSVLDKSFNFRDGISIALFGEIMMAQKVMYERFGENFVVNFVTKLREAHCPPDLAEQYYQKLQGNDIKAFKSFYESLVMKIRQQQNGSLVFR